GAACCGGCGGTTGGCAAGCTTCGTCGCGATCAATAGCATTACCTGGAGGAACTTGAGATGGAATTGGCATTGAACGGCAGGACTGCCTTGGTAACAGGAGCCAGCAAAGGAATTGGGCTGGCCACAACCCGGCTCCTGGCTCAGGAAGGTTGCAAAGTCATCATGGTGGCTCGGAACCTGGATATGCTCAACGCCAGCGCACGCGAGATTGCGACTGAAACCGGAGCAATGATCGAAGTTGCATCGCATGACACTGGGAACCCAGACACCCCGTCTGCCCTTGCCTGCGCTTTTCCGGACGTGGATATCCTGGTCAACAATTCAGGCGGCGTTCCGCCTGGAAGCCTTGCAGAGCTCTCCCTGAGCGACATCGAGGCCGGATGGCAGCCAAAAGTATTTGGCTATCTTGGCATGATCCAGGCTTTTTACCCCCTGATGAAACAGCGTTGCTCGGGGGCAATTGTCAATGTGATTGGCATGTCTGGCGAGCGCGTGAATGCGAAGGCGATCGCGCTGTCAGGCGCGAATGCGGCATTGGTGGCGATGACGCGGGCGCTCGGTGCGGAAAGCCCGGCTCACGGGGTACGCATCGTTGGCGTCAACCCCGGTGTCACCGCGACTGAACGGGCTCGACTGCTGTGGAAGAAGCAGGCCGCGGACGAGTTCGGCGACGAATCGCGCTGGGCAGAACTGGTTGAAGGATTGCCGTTCGGAAGAGCGGCAGAACCCGGCGACATTGCAAACGTCATCGCCTTTCTTGCATCATCGCGCGCCGGCTATATCAGCGGCAGCGTTATCAATGTTGATGGCGGA
This DNA window, taken from Hoeflea algicola, encodes the following:
- a CDS encoding short-chain dehydrogenase/reductase, giving the protein MALNGRTALVTGASKGIGLATTRLLAQEGCKVIMVARNLDMLNASAREIATETGAMIEVASHDTGNPDTPSALACAFPDVDILVNNSGGVPPGSLAELSLSDIEAGWQPKVFGYLGMIQAFYPLMKQRCSGAIVNVIGMSGERVNAKAIALSGANAALVAMTRALGAESPAHGVRIVGVNPGVTATERARLLWKKQAADEFGDESRWAELVEGLPFGRAAEPGDIANVIAFLASSRAGYISGSVINVDGGSGARP